Part of the Acidimicrobiia bacterium genome, ACCGCTCCAGGCGCGCCGGTTCACGAGCAAGTTCGGCGCGTCGGTGCTCAACAGCTACGGACAGGCGGAGATCGGCGAGGTGATCGGCTGGACTGCCGCCGACGCGAAGGAACATCCCGAGAAGGTGGGGGCCATCGGGCGCCCGCACGGCGGGGTCGACATCAAGGTCGTCGACGACGAGGCCGGCGCGCTCGGCACCGACGAGATCGGCACGCTGTTCGTGCGCCCGCCGAACATGGCGGCGGGCTACGCGACCGGCGAGGAGCTCGGCGACCGCGTCGACGCCGACGGCTTCGTGAACACCGGCGACCTCGCGCGGGTCGACGCCGACGGTTTCGTCTGGATCGAGGGCCGGGCGGGCGACTTGATCAACCGTGGTGGGAACAAGGTGTTCCCCGAGCAGGTGGAGGAGGTGCTCTGCCTCGCGCCGGGCGTCTCCGAGGCGGCGGTGGTCGGCGTTCCCGACGAGCGACTCGGGGAAGTGCCCGTCGCCTTCGTGGTAGGCGACGCGACCGACGAAGAACTCCGCGCGCTCTGCCGCGCACATCTCGTCGCGTACAAGGTTCCCCTCGCCTTCTGCCGGATCGACGCGCTGCCGCGCACGGAGGTGGGAAAGGTGATCCGGCGCGACCTCGTCAGCGAGTATCGGGCTCGCGGGCGCTGAGGCCCGTAGACCTCAGGTCCTGCCACTGGGGCTCGCGCTTCTCCGCGAACGCGAGCGGGCCCTCCTCCTGGTCGGGATGGCCCCACATCGACACCAGCTCCTTCCCGCCCGCGCGGCACGCGTCGGTGAGCCCCATCTCGAGCGCGCCCCACAGCGCACGCTTGGTCGCGCGCATCGCGGAAGGCGAGTTCTTGGCCACCGTTTCCGCGAGCTTCTGCGCCTCCTCGCGGAGGTTCTCGGGCGGGTCGACGATCTGGGAGATCATCCCGAGCTCGTACGCTCGTTGCGCCGACATGCGCTCGTAGCGCCCCACCAGCGCCATCCGCATGACCGCCTCGAACGGCATCTTGCGCAGCAGACCGATCGCCTCCACCGCCACGACTTGGCCGACCGACACGTGCGGGTCGAAGAACTGCGCGTTGCTCGCCGCGATCACGATGTCGGCGTCGGCGATCCAGTGGAAGCCACCCCCGGCGCAGATCCCGTTCACAGCGGTGATCACCGGCTTGTTCACCTCTTGGTGCCACGCAGTGAAGTGAAAATCGAAGTTCTCGACCGAGTCGCGGTAGCGCTCCATGCCGACGCCGTCGGTGGCGAGCTCGGACATGTCGACGCCGGTCTGGAACGCGCGACCCTCACCCGTGTGCACGATCACCTTCACCTCGGGATCGGCGTCGAGCTCGAGCCACGCGTCAGCGAACTCGTCGCGCATCTTGGCGTTCATTGCGTTGAGCACGTCGGGTCGGTTGTTGAGGAGCCAGCCCACCGGGCCGTGGCGCTCCAACAGCAGATTGTCGTACGTCGAAAAGCTCATCCGGCTTCCTCCATCTCCAACGCGAACCACAGCGCCTGCTTGGTGGCGCGCATCGCCCCGGGCGAGTTCTTCGCGACCTTCTCGGCCAACTCCTGGGCTTCCGCACGCAGGCGCTCGGGCGGATCGACAACCTGCGA contains:
- a CDS encoding enoyl-CoA hydratase/isomerase family protein, giving the protein MSFSTYDNLLLERHGPVGWLLNNRPDVLNAMNAKMRDEFADAWLELDADPEVKVIVHTGEGRAFQTGVDMSELATDGVGMERYRDSVENFDFHFTAWHQEVNKPVITAVNGICAGGGFHWIADADIVIAASNAQFFDPHVSVGQVVAVEAIGLLRKMPFEAVMRMALVGRYERMSAQRAYELGMISQIVDPPENLREEAQKLAETVAKNSPSAMRATKRALWGALEMGLTDACRAGGKELVSMWGHPDQEEGPLAFAEKREPQWQDLRSTGLSAREPDTR